A portion of the Candidatus Methylacidithermus pantelleriae genome contains these proteins:
- the rpsQ gene encoding 30S ribosomal protein S17, producing MSQVPVEEKPTPERILRKERVGRVVSAKMDKTVVVLVERRVPHPRYKKIVTKRKRLYAHNEGNRAKEGDWVKVRETRPLSRLKRWEVVEILRKEEPRIEEVTP from the coding sequence ATGAGTCAGGTACCCGTAGAAGAAAAACCAACGCCAGAGAGAATTCTCCGTAAGGAGCGAGTCGGGAGGGTGGTCTCGGCCAAAATGGACAAGACGGTTGTGGTCCTGGTGGAGCGGCGTGTGCCCCACCCAAGATACAAGAAGATTGTGACCAAACGGAAAAGGCTTTACGCCCACAATGAGGGCAACCGGGCCAAGGAAGGGGATTGGGTCAAGGTCCGGGAAACGCGCCCGCTCAGCCGCTTGAAACGGTGGGAAGTTGTGGAAATTCTTAGGAAGGAAGAGCCCAGGATCGAGGAGGTGACACCATGA
- the rplB gene encoding 50S ribosomal protein L2 translates to MGTKRFRPITPSLRFAELPDFEEITRAEYEESLTEPLKKKGGRNCYGRITARHRGGGHKQRYRRIDFKRDKRGVDGVVESIEYDPVRSARIALVRYEDGEKRYVIAPVGLSVGSRIRNGPDAEPALGNALPLQKIPPGTPIHNVELLPGRGAQIARAAGTSATLLGFDAEYALVRLPSGEVRKIHGLCYAVIGQVGNPDHLNVSLGKAGRRRWMGWRPRVRGVAMNPVDHPQGGGQGKSKGGGGWQQLESPWGQLAKGLKTRRKNKPSNRFIVERRPKKKKKK, encoded by the coding sequence ATGGGAACCAAACGATTTCGCCCGATTACTCCCTCGCTGCGTTTCGCGGAACTGCCCGATTTTGAGGAGATTACGCGGGCAGAGTATGAGGAATCGTTGACGGAACCGCTCAAAAAAAAGGGCGGGCGCAACTGTTATGGCAGGATCACGGCTCGTCATCGTGGGGGAGGGCACAAGCAGAGGTATCGGCGGATCGATTTTAAGCGTGACAAACGCGGAGTCGACGGGGTGGTTGAGTCCATTGAATACGATCCGGTGCGCTCGGCTCGAATTGCTCTGGTTCGCTATGAGGATGGCGAAAAGCGCTATGTGATCGCCCCGGTGGGGCTGTCGGTTGGAAGCCGGATTCGCAATGGCCCCGACGCTGAGCCGGCTCTTGGCAACGCGTTACCGCTGCAAAAAATTCCTCCAGGCACCCCGATCCATAATGTGGAACTTTTGCCGGGAAGGGGAGCGCAGATTGCACGGGCGGCAGGCACAAGCGCTACGCTGTTGGGTTTTGATGCGGAGTACGCTTTGGTGCGGCTTCCGTCTGGGGAGGTCCGAAAGATCCATGGCTTGTGCTATGCGGTGATCGGGCAAGTGGGCAACCCGGATCACTTGAACGTATCCCTGGGGAAAGCAGGGAGGCGGCGGTGGATGGGTTGGCGACCTCGTGTCCGCGGGGTGGCTATGAACCCGGTCGATCATCCCCAAGGAGGGGGGCAGGGCAAAAGTAAAGGTGGAGGGGGTTGGCAGCAGCTGGAATCCCCGTGGGGACAGCTGGCCAAGGGTTTGAAGACGCGCCGGAAAAATAAGCCGTCGAACCGGTTCATTGTGGAGCGTCGCCCGAAGAAGAAAAAGAAAAAGTGA
- the rplP gene encoding 50S ribosomal protein L16 translates to MALLPRRVKYRKAQRGSRKGNAWRGVSVAFGSYGLQTLERAWITSAQIEAARIAITRHVRRRGKLWIRIFPDKPVTQRPPETRMGKGKGQPAFWVAVVRPGNVLFELDGLPESVARECFRLAAGKLPVKTRFVVREQPVRVL, encoded by the coding sequence ATGGCGCTTTTACCAAGACGGGTTAAGTATCGGAAAGCCCAGCGAGGAAGCCGGAAGGGAAACGCCTGGCGTGGGGTTTCGGTGGCCTTCGGTTCCTATGGGCTTCAGACGCTGGAACGCGCTTGGATTACCAGCGCGCAGATTGAAGCGGCTCGGATTGCAATCACGCGCCACGTGCGTCGCAGGGGGAAGCTGTGGATCCGGATCTTTCCGGACAAACCGGTGACCCAGCGGCCGCCGGAAACGCGGATGGGAAAGGGGAAGGGGCAACCAGCGTTTTGGGTAGCTGTGGTACGCCCCGGTAATGTTCTGTTTGAGCTGGACGGGCTTCCCGAATCGGTCGCAAGGGAATGTTTTCGATTGGCGGCTGGGAAACTCCCCGTCAAAACCCGGTTTGTCGTGCGAGAACAGCCCGTGCGGGTGTTGTAA
- the rplN gene encoding 50S ribosomal protein L14 — translation MIQMRSWVEVADNTGAKWGTMIGVIGKKSRYARVGDLITITVKEAAPDGAVKKSEVVRAVVVRTKHPIRREDGSYLRFDSNAVVIVDKDLNPRGTRIFGPVARELRQKNFMKILSLAPEVV, via the coding sequence ATGATTCAGATGAGATCTTGGGTAGAAGTTGCGGACAACACGGGAGCCAAATGGGGCACCATGATTGGGGTGATAGGGAAAAAGAGCCGGTATGCTCGGGTAGGGGATCTCATAACGATCACGGTCAAGGAGGCGGCTCCGGATGGTGCGGTGAAAAAGAGTGAAGTGGTCCGGGCGGTGGTCGTCCGCACGAAACACCCGATTCGCCGGGAGGATGGATCGTATCTGCGGTTTGACAGTAATGCGGTCGTAATCGTTGATAAAGATCTTAACCCGCGAGGAACGCGGATTTTTGGGCCGGTGGCCCGGGAATTGCGCCAGAAGAATTTTATGAAGATTCTCTCCCTGGCGCCGGAGGTTGTATGA
- the rplW gene encoding 50S ribosomal protein L23 has translation MRDVYQIILSPRITEKGTFLSEKQNQYVFEVARDANKIEIRKAVEKIWKKKVVKVRTLATHPKKYRSRWGKYTYGPKVKKAIVTLAEGEKLDFGV, from the coding sequence ATGAGAGATGTTTACCAGATTATTCTTTCTCCAAGGATTACCGAAAAGGGGACCTTCCTTTCCGAGAAGCAAAACCAGTACGTCTTTGAAGTTGCTAGGGACGCTAACAAGATTGAGATCCGCAAGGCTGTAGAGAAGATTTGGAAAAAGAAGGTGGTCAAAGTGCGGACCCTGGCGACCCATCCCAAAAAATATCGTTCTCGCTGGGGGAAGTACACGTACGGGCCCAAAGTGAAGAAAGCCATCGTTACCCTGGCCGAAGGGGAAAAGCTTGACTTTGGCGTTTAA
- the rplF gene encoding 50S ribosomal protein L6 translates to MSRIGRKPIPIPQGVRVVVEGKKVQVVGPKGELAHELPPFLEARVEDGSLRLENHGQEREHKAFYGLHRSLLANAVQGVFQGFRKELEIQGIGFRASLQGRKLELNLGFSHPISFPIPDGIQVTVREGTQIVIEGIDKQRVGEVAASLRRLYPPEPYKGKGIRYVGEVIRRKEGKTAQSK, encoded by the coding sequence ATGTCTCGCATCGGTCGAAAACCTATTCCGATTCCTCAGGGGGTACGCGTGGTTGTTGAGGGCAAAAAGGTCCAGGTGGTGGGGCCGAAGGGGGAGCTCGCCCACGAGCTTCCTCCTTTTCTGGAGGCCCGTGTGGAGGATGGCTCGTTGCGGCTGGAAAACCATGGACAAGAACGAGAGCACAAGGCTTTCTATGGTCTTCACCGGAGCCTTCTGGCCAATGCGGTCCAGGGGGTGTTCCAGGGTTTCCGGAAGGAATTGGAGATTCAGGGGATCGGGTTCCGAGCTTCTCTGCAGGGCCGGAAACTGGAACTCAATCTCGGATTTTCCCATCCCATTTCTTTTCCGATCCCTGACGGGATTCAAGTTACGGTTCGCGAAGGAACCCAGATTGTGATTGAAGGAATCGACAAACAGCGAGTCGGTGAGGTGGCAGCTTCCCTCCGGCGGTTGTATCCCCCGGAGCCGTACAAGGGGAAGGGGATCCGTTACGTCGGAGAGGTTATCCGTCGCAAGGAAGGGAAGACGGCTCAGAGCAAGTGA
- the rpsC gene encoding 30S ribosomal protein S3, which produces MGQKANPIGQRLAVNRNWRSIWYAEKKDYVAFLLEDYQIRRFIKKKLANAAVSKVVIERAGNRVRINIHTARPGLVIGRKAAELDRLREEIREMLQKDREVLIDVKEVRQPELEAQLVAENIALQLERRISHRRAMKKAVQAAMAAGAAGIRIRVAGRLGGAEIARAERYQEGTVPLHTLRADIDYGFAEALTTAGKIGVKVWICRRTESLGLSPS; this is translated from the coding sequence ATGGGACAGAAAGCAAATCCGATCGGGCAGCGCCTAGCCGTCAACCGGAACTGGCGGTCGATCTGGTATGCCGAGAAAAAGGATTATGTGGCCTTCCTTTTGGAAGACTACCAGATCCGTCGCTTCATCAAGAAGAAATTGGCCAATGCGGCGGTTTCCAAGGTGGTCATTGAGCGGGCAGGAAATCGGGTGCGGATCAATATTCACACGGCGAGGCCGGGACTGGTCATTGGGCGGAAAGCGGCGGAGTTGGACCGGTTGCGGGAAGAGATCCGGGAAATGCTTCAAAAGGATCGGGAGGTTTTGATTGATGTCAAGGAGGTTCGGCAGCCGGAATTGGAGGCGCAGCTGGTGGCCGAAAATATTGCGCTTCAGCTGGAGCGGAGGATTTCTCACCGCAGGGCCATGAAGAAAGCGGTGCAGGCGGCCATGGCGGCGGGGGCGGCTGGGATCCGGATCCGGGTGGCGGGTCGGCTTGGGGGAGCGGAGATCGCCCGGGCCGAGAGGTATCAAGAGGGGACGGTCCCCTTGCACACGCTGCGGGCGGATATTGATTACGGGTTTGCCGAAGCTTTGACCACCGCAGGCAAGATTGGGGTGAAAGTGTGGATTTGTCGAAGAACGGAAAGTCTGGGTCTTTCCCCATCGTAG
- the rpsS gene encoding 30S ribosomal protein S19, whose translation MSRSLKKGPFVDLHLLEKVEKLNRQGIKKPIKTWSRRSMIIPDFVGHTFLVHNGKIFHPVYVTENMVGHRLGEFSPTRNFRKHGAHTEKAVR comes from the coding sequence ATGAGTCGGAGTCTGAAAAAAGGCCCTTTTGTCGATCTTCACCTGTTAGAGAAGGTGGAGAAACTCAACCGGCAGGGAATCAAAAAGCCCATCAAAACCTGGTCCCGCCGTTCGATGATCATCCCGGATTTTGTCGGTCATACCTTTCTGGTGCATAATGGAAAAATCTTTCACCCGGTCTATGTGACTGAGAACATGGTGGGACACCGGTTGGGAGAGTTTTCTCCCACCCGGAACTTTCGCAAGCATGGGGCGCATACCGAGAAGGCCGTTCGGTAG
- the rplV gene encoding 50S ribosomal protein L22 has product MEVRAESRYCRISAQKAQEVARVIHGMPAVRALEVLPHFPKKAARLLYKTLHSAVANAENNYNLRREKLVIKEAVVGTGPSLKRYQPKARGMAGPIRKRTSHIRIVLVESSPS; this is encoded by the coding sequence ATGGAAGTACGCGCGGAGAGTCGGTATTGCCGCATTTCGGCGCAGAAGGCGCAGGAGGTAGCTCGGGTCATTCACGGGATGCCAGCGGTGCGGGCGCTGGAGGTGTTGCCTCATTTCCCGAAAAAAGCGGCCCGTCTTCTTTATAAGACGCTTCACTCTGCGGTCGCCAATGCGGAAAATAATTATAATCTCCGGCGGGAGAAGCTTGTCATTAAGGAGGCCGTTGTGGGAACGGGGCCCAGCCTGAAGCGGTATCAGCCCAAGGCCCGTGGAATGGCTGGGCCGATCCGGAAACGGACAAGTCACATTCGCATCGTGCTGGTGGAAAGTTCCCCCAGCTGA
- the rpmC gene encoding 50S ribosomal protein L29, which translates to MKKTSEIRGLSHEELQRMLQEARQELFHLKIQKRTGGVEKPSRFRELRRLVARIQTVLAEQRQGQRLSGARK; encoded by the coding sequence ATGAAGAAAACGAGCGAGATCCGAGGACTGTCCCACGAGGAGTTGCAAAGGATGCTTCAGGAAGCCCGGCAGGAGCTTTTTCACTTAAAGATTCAGAAGCGGACAGGAGGAGTGGAAAAGCCCAGCCGTTTTCGAGAATTGCGCCGGTTGGTGGCGCGGATCCAGACTGTCTTGGCCGAACAAAGACAAGGGCAGCGCTTGTCCGGGGCCAGAAAATAG
- the rplC gene encoding 50S ribosomal protein L3, translating to MVVGIYGRKVGMTQLYDAEGRLLPVTVIRAEPNVVVTVRTPDKDGYWALQVGLERTTPKRLTKPERGHLEKRGLPMFRYLREIRLPGSVSCQVGEALTVAQFRPGQWVDVIGISKGKGFQGVMKKHHFAGQGAAHGSKMHRRVGAVGQRSTPGRIFKNQGMPGRLGGDRVTVQNLVVAGVWPEDHLLAVRGAVPGPVGGMVLVRPAVKRGASAALAAPAEAR from the coding sequence ATGGTCGTGGGAATTTATGGGCGAAAAGTGGGGATGACCCAGCTCTATGACGCGGAGGGGAGGCTTTTGCCTGTGACCGTCATTCGAGCGGAGCCGAACGTGGTGGTGACCGTCCGAACTCCGGATAAGGACGGGTACTGGGCGTTGCAGGTGGGGTTGGAGCGGACCACCCCGAAACGATTAACGAAGCCCGAGCGCGGACATCTGGAAAAACGGGGGCTGCCCATGTTCCGGTACCTGCGGGAGATTCGGCTGCCGGGCTCTGTCTCCTGCCAGGTGGGCGAGGCACTGACGGTGGCCCAGTTTCGCCCCGGGCAATGGGTCGACGTTATCGGAATTTCGAAAGGCAAAGGATTTCAGGGAGTCATGAAGAAGCACCATTTTGCGGGGCAGGGAGCGGCCCACGGGTCAAAGATGCACCGGCGGGTAGGAGCCGTCGGCCAGCGTTCTACGCCGGGCAGAATCTTTAAGAACCAGGGTATGCCGGGCCGGTTGGGAGGGGATCGAGTGACGGTCCAGAACCTGGTCGTGGCAGGGGTATGGCCGGAGGATCACTTATTAGCCGTGCGGGGAGCGGTGCCGGGGCCTGTGGGAGGGATGGTGCTGGTACGGCCCGCGGTCAAACGGGGAGCCAGTGCGGCTCTTGCCGCACCAGCCGAAGCGAGGTGA
- the rplX gene encoding 50S ribosomal protein L24 has translation MRGRFPRQPKVPQRSFHVKKGDVVVVISGAEKGKQGKVLEVQRKWNRVVVEGVRMLKKAVRPSAENPKGGFVEKEAPIHISNVMLVAEYERRKNKRQAAPSGT, from the coding sequence ATGAGGGGACGTTTTCCTCGCCAGCCGAAGGTTCCTCAACGAAGTTTTCACGTGAAGAAAGGGGATGTGGTCGTCGTCATTTCCGGGGCAGAGAAAGGGAAGCAGGGGAAGGTGTTGGAGGTCCAGCGGAAGTGGAATCGGGTCGTCGTAGAAGGGGTTCGCATGCTGAAAAAGGCGGTGCGACCTTCCGCGGAAAACCCCAAAGGGGGATTTGTGGAAAAGGAGGCACCCATTCACATTTCCAACGTGATGCTCGTTGCGGAATACGAGCGACGCAAAAACAAACGGCAAGCGGCCCCAAGCGGAACGTAG
- the rplE gene encoding 50S ribosomal protein L5: protein MGEKSVLQEKWIQEVRPGLLATGKYCNLHEVPKLEKIVINCCVGSAADPKVAVEEAIRQLSLITGQRPIRTVARKSISNFKLRKGQPIGCKVTLRGRRMFEFLERLLWAALPRVRDFRGLSPRSFDGRGNYTFGIEDPTVFPEVELEETKRSLGFDITIVTTARTDAEAKELLARLGIPFADMKKPEVVAA from the coding sequence ATGGGAGAAAAATCTGTGTTACAGGAAAAATGGATTCAAGAAGTCCGGCCAGGACTCCTGGCGACAGGGAAATACTGCAATCTGCACGAGGTTCCCAAGCTCGAAAAGATTGTGATTAATTGCTGTGTGGGTTCCGCTGCGGATCCCAAGGTGGCCGTGGAGGAGGCGATCCGGCAGCTGAGTTTGATCACCGGGCAACGGCCCATCCGGACGGTGGCTCGAAAAAGTATTTCGAATTTTAAGTTACGGAAAGGCCAGCCGATTGGTTGTAAGGTTACCCTTCGAGGGAGGAGGATGTTTGAATTTTTAGAGCGGCTGTTATGGGCGGCCTTGCCCAGGGTGAGAGACTTTCGAGGACTTTCCCCGCGTTCCTTTGACGGGAGGGGGAACTATACATTTGGGATCGAAGATCCCACCGTTTTTCCCGAAGTTGAGCTAGAGGAAACCAAGCGTAGCTTGGGTTTTGATATTACGATTGTGACGACGGCGCGAACGGATGCCGAGGCAAAGGAACTTTTGGCGAGGCTGGGAATTCCGTTTGCGGATATGAAAAAGCCAGAGGTCGTAGCAGCCTAG
- a CDS encoding type Z 30S ribosomal protein S14: MATKAWRVKQQRTPKFRVRKYNRCAITGRRRAYMRRFGISRIQFREMASWGELPGVTKASW; the protein is encoded by the coding sequence ATGGCGACCAAAGCATGGAGAGTTAAGCAGCAAAGGACTCCGAAATTCCGAGTGCGAAAGTATAACCGGTGTGCGATTACGGGACGGCGCAGGGCCTATATGCGTCGGTTCGGGATTAGCCGGATCCAGTTCCGGGAGATGGCTTCTTGGGGAGAACTCCCTGGCGTAACCAAAGCGAGCTGGTAG
- the rpsH gene encoding 30S ribosomal protein S8 yields the protein MSSDPLADFLSSLSNASRAGKRELVAPYSRLKRDVAQVLKEEGYIEQVEVIYQDDKPFVRVVLKPPGVITKIQRVSKPGLRRYVGAQCIPRVLGGMGICILSTSKGVMAGHKAKRLRVGGELLAMVY from the coding sequence ATGAGTTCGGATCCCTTGGCAGATTTTCTTTCGAGTCTTTCCAATGCCTCGCGGGCGGGAAAGCGGGAGCTTGTCGCTCCCTACTCTCGGTTAAAGAGGGATGTCGCGCAAGTGCTCAAGGAGGAAGGATATATTGAGCAAGTGGAGGTGATTTACCAAGACGATAAGCCTTTTGTTCGGGTGGTGCTGAAACCACCCGGAGTGATCACCAAAATCCAGCGAGTAAGCAAGCCTGGATTGCGCCGGTATGTAGGAGCCCAGTGCATCCCTCGGGTCCTGGGGGGAATGGGAATCTGTATCCTTTCCACTTCCAAGGGGGTCATGGCTGGCCACAAAGCGAAGCGTTTGCGCGTCGGCGGAGAGCTTTTAGCGATGGTTTACTAA
- the rplD gene encoding 50S ribosomal protein L4 — MSAIRLDLAEAETLTGVRLIRDGSATQALHDAIVAYQANRRQGTRATKTKGTVKKSGRKPWAQKGTGRARAGYVSSPIWRGGGVVFGPQPREFDQRLPKKVRRLALVKAFSERVKEGAVWMLEEEIRLEEPKTKKLVGFLSTLGVKLPALLIVKEPDRNLLLAARNHPELLVCTSRRANAEDLLTTETIVITRAALEEMGTRLGARAS; from the coding sequence GTGAGCGCTATCCGACTGGATCTTGCTGAGGCAGAAACCCTTACCGGGGTGCGGCTCATCCGGGATGGTTCTGCGACGCAGGCTCTGCATGACGCCATTGTTGCGTACCAGGCAAATCGGCGTCAGGGAACCCGTGCTACCAAGACGAAGGGAACCGTGAAAAAGTCCGGAAGAAAGCCTTGGGCGCAGAAGGGAACCGGCCGTGCCCGGGCTGGGTACGTTTCTTCCCCGATCTGGCGAGGGGGCGGAGTTGTGTTTGGCCCGCAGCCGCGGGAGTTTGACCAGAGGTTACCGAAAAAGGTGCGAAGGCTGGCTCTAGTCAAAGCGTTTTCGGAAAGGGTGAAAGAGGGAGCGGTTTGGATGCTGGAAGAAGAGATCCGGCTGGAGGAACCCAAAACGAAAAAGCTCGTTGGATTTCTTTCGACGCTAGGGGTGAAGCTGCCGGCTCTTTTGATCGTCAAGGAGCCAGATCGGAACCTTTTGCTGGCGGCAAGAAATCACCCGGAGCTTCTGGTCTGCACGAGCCGCCGGGCCAACGCGGAGGACCTTTTGACAACGGAAACGATTGTGATCACGCGTGCGGCGTTGGAAGAGATGGGGACTCGACTGGGGGCGCGAGCGTCATGA